The following are encoded in a window of Impatiens glandulifera chromosome 5, dImpGla2.1, whole genome shotgun sequence genomic DNA:
- the LOC124937789 gene encoding ubiquitin carboxyl-terminal hydrolase 15-like — MLEPRESDIPVLLLVLVVFPLIAYILLGKWNETSKKKDRINQLAFLAAEEAFKQEAMTAVSTSVISDTPSPINIGHVCARCTAPATTRCSQCKSVRYCSGKCQIIHWRQVHKHECLQIGRKVLSPSPVLTSSEFLQNGNGNQQLFLDANMNQMNVTPFSDDRVHQSSGSVTSTEAGYSDTSEIPTMERRSKDKRGSRRSKLRDDGATLDSSEETTSNRAFTSYNFSGVMASDELNNADCMHQQEGSLGEPGVDIYGTSDHGPSAFRTTHQEIHLESNSSTNVNINGDFSPEGGCLFRNGFDSNRESAGYNCSETTLTKRSNKGKSSGTKSHVSVKEQLHPETHVKRHDANETKARQKDNVIGQGNNKASSMGIMKMIGMRKSSKLGRQETHDVSFEKDKKLMMLFPYEEFMKFFQYEIIDLSPRGLINCGNSCYANAVLQCLTSTKPLTVYLLQRQHSRFCCVRKWCLMCELEEHVTKSRESRGPLSPSRILSKMQSSNCHIGNGSQEDAHEFLRLLVTSMQSICLEGLGGEDAVEPRLQETTFIQYAFGGRLKSKVKCLRCFHESERYENIMDLTLEIYGWVESLEDALTQFTTPEELDGDNMYRCGKCSAYVRARKQLKIHEAPNILTIVLKRFQEGSYGKISKCITFPDMLDMIPYMTGEDTPPLYMLYGVIVHVDTLNASFSGHYVSYVKDLLGNWYRVDDTEVQSVQSSQVMSEGAYILFYKRSCPRPARKLNRHSTSKSEKQSRSKANVEQFVNNYEDLLQSETKFSHHTSSSIEAASAEPLSMEFSEATLSSDWSMFTSSDESSFTTESTRDSFSNDSFSSIFDNLYGQTEYNNNPASQRTVKCSMSSGSKPLTRFDPDRNGFVASSYLL, encoded by the exons ATGCTTGAGCCAAGGGAATCTGATATACCTGTTCTGTTACTGGTTTTAGTTGTGTTTCCTCTAATTGCATACATCTTACTTGGGAAATGGAACGAGACTTCAAAGAAAAAGGACAGGATAAATCAGCTAGCCTTTTTGGCTGCGGAAGAAGCCTTTAAACAAGAAGCAATGACTGCTGTTTCTACCAGCGTCATTTCTGATACGCCATCTCCAATAAATATTGGTCATGTTTGTGCTAGGTGCACTGCTCCAGCTACAACCCGCTGTTCACAGTGCAAATCTGTCCGCTACTG CTCTGGGAAGTGCCAGATAATCCATTGGCGACAAGTACACAAGCACGAGTGTCTGCAAATAGGCAGGAAAGTTTTGAGCCCATCACCTGTGCTGACCTCTAGTGAATTCCTCCAAAATGGAAATGGAAATCAACAGTTATTTCTAGATGCGAATATGAACCAAATGAATGTAACTCCTTTTTCTGATGATAGAGTACATCAATCTAGTGGTTCAGTTACATCAACTGAGGCAGGGTATTCTGATACCTCGGAAATCCCTACGATGGAAAGAAGGTCAAAAGATAAACGGGGTTCTCGAAGATCAAAGTTGAGAGATGACGGAGCCACATTAGACTCTTCTGAAGAAACAACCAGCAACAGGGCCTTTACTTCTTACAACTTTTCTGGTGTTATGGCATCAGATgag TTGAATAATGCTGATTGTATGCACCAACAAGAAGGAAGTCTTGGGGAGCCGGGTGTTGATATATATGGCACTTCTGATCATGGACCTAGCGCTTTTAGAACCACTCACCAAGAAATACATCTTGAAAGTAATTCGAGCACTAATGTAAACATCAACGGAGACTTTTCACCAGAAGGAGGATGCTTGTTCAGGAATGGATTTGATTCCAATCGAGAATCTGCAGGATATAACTGTTCTGAAACAACCTTAACAAAGAGGAGCAACAAAGGAAAAAGTTCAGGAACAAAGTCACATGTATCTGTTAAAGAACAATTGCACCCGGAAACCCATGTAAAAAGACATGATGCAAATGAGACAA AAGCCAGACAGAAGGACAATGTTATTGGGCAGGGGAACAATAAGGCTTCAAGCATGGGAATCATGAAGATGATTGGTATGAGGAAATCATCCAAGCTAGGCAGACAAGAAACACATGATGTTTCATTTGAGAAGGACAAGAAACTAATg ATGCTATTCCCTTATGAAGAGTTTATGAAGTTTTTTCAGTATGAGATCATTGACTTATCTCCTAGAGGGCTCATAAATTGTGGGAACAG TTGTTATGCCAATGCTGTATTGCAATGTCTGACGAGCACGAAGCCTCTGACTGTCTATTTACTTCAGAGACAACATTCCAGATTTT GCTGTGTGAGAAAATGGTGCCTTATGTGTGAACTTGAAGAGCATGTAACAAAGTCAAGAGAAAGTAGGGGCCCTTTATCTCCCAGCAGAATTCTTTCCAAAATGCAAAGTAGTAATTGTCATATTGGCAATGGAAGTCAAGAAGATGCTCATGAATTTTTAAG GCTTCTTGTTACCTCCATGCAATCCATCTGTTTGGAGGGTTTGGGAGGCGAGGATGCGGTTGAGCCTAGGCTGCAAGAGACAACCTTCATACAATATGCTTTTGGGGGTCGTCTTAAATCAAAGGTTAAATGCTTGAGATGTTTTCACGAGTCAGAACGATACGAGAATATCATGGATCTCACATTGGAAATTTATGGTTGGGTCGAGTCATTAGAGGATGCCCTGACCCAGTTCACGACTCCCGAGGAACTGGATGGAGATAACATGTATAGATGTGGAAA GTGTTCTGCGTATGTTCGGGCAAGGAAGCAGTTGAAGATACATGAAGCCCCCAACATTCTGACAATTGTGCTAAAGAGATTTCAG GAGGGAAGCTATGGAAAAATAAGCAAGTGCATAACCTTTCCAGATATGTTGGACATGATCCCATATATGACTGGTGAAGACACTCCTCCTCTCTACATGCTTTACGGAGTAATAGTCCACGTGGACACACTGAATGCATCGTTTTCTGGGCATTACGTCTCTTATGTGAAGGATCTCCTTGGCAATTGGTACAGAGTCGACGATACTGAG GTCCAATCAGTACAATCGAGTCAAGTGATGTCGGAAGGAGCGTATATCTTATTCTACAAAAG GTCCTGTCCTCGGCCAGCAAGGAAACTCAACCGTCACTCAACATCAAAAAGCGAAAAGCAGTCGCGAAGCAAAGCCAACGTTGAGCAGTTTGTGAACAACTATGAAGATCTTCTTCAGTCAGAAACGAAATTCAGTCACCACACCTCGTCCTCCATTGAAGCTGCTAGTGCAGAGCCATTAAGCATGGAGTTTTCAGAGGCGACATTATCTAGCGATTGGTCCATGTTCACAAGCTCAGACGAATCATCATTCACTACGGAGAGCACCAGAGATTCTTTCAGCAACGATTCATTCTCTTCAATATTTGACAACTTGTACGGGCAGActgaatataataataatccgGCGTCCCAAAGAACAGTTAAATGTAGCATGTCTTCTGGTAGCAAGCCCCTGACGAGATTTGACCCAGACAGAAACGGTTTTGTTGCGAGCTCATATTTACTATAG
- the LOC124940361 gene encoding gibberellin 2-beta-dioxygenase 1-like: protein MSTYKTPFFSSGIPLIDFSKPDAKTLLINACEEYGFFKVINHGIPIQFITTLESHATQFFSLPLSEKMKSGPPNPFGYGYKTIGPNGDVGWLEYVLLTTNPDQFTTFQENIETFRFALRDYVEAVKGMACLILEVMADGLLIQEKDVFSKLLMDEQSDSIFRLNHYPPRQDGNGGSLIGFGEHTDPQIISVLRSNNTSGLEISLRDGHWVSIPPDQSSFFVNVGDSLQVMTNGRFKSVKHRVVIEDKMESRVSMIYFGGPPLSEKIAPLPCLIKGEDMISLYKEFTWFEYKKSAYTLTLGDDRLCLFENNNNIAAAAL, encoded by the exons ATGTCCACTTACAAGACTCCATTTTTCTCATCCGGGATTCCCTTAATCGATTTCTCCAAACCAGATGCCAAAACCCTTCTCATTAACGCCTGTGAAGAATACGGTTTCTTTAAAGTAATCAACCATGGAATCCCAATTCAATTCATCACCACACTTGAATCACACGCCACTCAATTCTTCTCACTTCCCTTGTCTGAAAAAATGAAATCCGGACCCCCAAACCCATTTGGATACGGTTACAAAACCATCGGTCCAAACGGGGACGTCGGTTGGCTAGAATACGTCCTGCTGACCACCAACCCCGACCAGTTCACTACTTTTCAAGAAAACATCGAAACATTCCGGTTTGCATTGAGAGATTATGTAGAAGCAGTTAAGGGAATGGCGTGTTTGATTCTTGAAGTAATGGCTGATGGGTTATTGATTCAAGAGAAGGATGTATTCAGTAAACTTCTAATGGATGAACAGAGTGATTCAATTTTCCGGCTAAACCATTATCCTCCACGACAGGATGGAAACGGAGGAAGCTTGATTGGATTCGGGGAACACACAGATCCACAGATTATATCTGTTTTGAGATCAAACAATACTTCAGGCCTTGAGATTTCTCTTAGAGATGGGCATTGGGTTTCCATTCCCCCTGATCAGAGTTCATTTTTTGTCAACGTCGGCGATTCCCTGCAG GTGATGACAAACGGGAGATTCAAAAGTGTGAAGCATAGGGTGGTGATTGAAGACAAAATGGAATCAAGGGTATCGATGATATACTTTGGAGGTCCTCCATTGAGTGAGAAGATAGCTCCATTGCCTTGTTTGATTAAAGGAGAAGACATGATCAGTTTGTACAAGGAGTTTACATGGTTTGAGTACAAAAAATCTGCATATACCTTAACACTTGGAGATGACAGGCTATGTCTTtttgagaataataataatattgctGCAGCAGCCTTATGA